A window of Toxotes jaculatrix isolate fToxJac2 chromosome 11, fToxJac2.pri, whole genome shotgun sequence genomic DNA:
CAGTGGATTTAAATTGtgatatgtttttattgtatttaaaaaattgtcaaaattATAGAAGTATTGAAAAGCAAAACTGCACCACAATCCCCTTATTTGCAGCACAATAGACAAAGATATAAAGagcatatttaaatatttaacttcAGCTTCAGTGATTGATCGgctgaataataaataataaatgcatgGATTTAGCACCTGCATTCATTGATgagttttctctgctgttgccTTGTAAAATGTAAAGGCCAGAGGGGAAGTTTTCTGTTCTATTATTTCTAAAACTTTAGGGGAACCTGAAGCAGCATTGTTAGCTACCTACTTCACCACAACACAGGCAAGGTTCTGCCTGCTCTTGTTGTGGGAGTCAAGTATGTGCTTGTCAACTTCAGTGATTGTGAGGATGATTGCTTATGATAATTGCTTTTGCCAACTGGATCTTCCTTTCTCAGAAACTGAGAACAGAGATGGACCTTTGTAGTTCTAAGTAGCGACCTGTGACTACACAGTTTTATGAGTTGAATCTTAGGCCAGCCAACCAGTCTGATAGTGTCAGAAAAGCCCAGTAGGGAGGAGAAGGGTCTGTGGGAGAACTTGGGCACAGGCTTTTAACTGGGAgacaaaaagtaaaacacactgtcagacaTCCTCAGTACAGCCTGttgaataaaaatcaaaaataatatttcttcTTTATAATTCTTCAAAAATGACCGCTCACTGAAACAGGAGGTATTTTGTCTGCTAATTCAATAGGCCACTGGAGATGTTTGCTACTATTTAAGGTCACACAAATGGAGCAAAGAATTCAAAGTAAAGGGGTAAAATCGTTCCTGTTTCTCAAACATTGTTTAAATGCAAATGGGGATTATGTCAGACTTTGCTGTTCAATATAACAGATTTGTGACAACTGAATGGGTTTTTCATGAGGAGTTATAAAGCCAGCGTGTTAAGGCTGCAAACTGGCCCTCATCATTCTACTCATGTTCAAAAGCTGAATCTTTTTGATTAGATTAAAATGCCTTTAGCCTCGGTCTTTTTCTTGCTTTCAGTTCCAGTCAAGTCCTTTAGTCATCTGCAgtcatttttcctgcttcctaTCCAAATACATTACACACAGAGGAGCACTGAATGTTTCTAATGACAATATATGATAAAAGTAACGAAATAATAACTATTATAAGACCCTGCACAGCCACTCTTCAGTTAGTTCTGTTCCTTGTGTTAGAGCAGGAGACTGTCTTATCTGTCCTTCTTACATTGTGCTGATGTCATGTATGTCCCAGCTTCAACCTGAGCAGATGTGTAATCTGCCAGAATGATTGAAAATGCCAGTGGGACTGTATACTGcctttaaatgtaaaaattaaaaatgcattattatttctGAACATGCTAACAGGGTgcatgctgcagcaggaaaataattttaaagatgtttataatttaaacatttttattgtcaCCAAACATAAAATCACCATCAGTTAAATGGAATGATTATGTTGtgatttacttttacttgaaaGCTTTTtactgaaaatacatttttcttcacCTTTCAGCCATTTTTCCAGCTGGTGAAACTAAGAAAACTTGGTCTGAGTGACAATGAGATCCAAAGACTTCCTCCTGAAATAGCCAACTTCATGCAGCTGGTGGAACTGGATGTCTCTCGAAATGGTAAGAAGGGAAAACAGTGATATACCAAAGCAGCACAAAAGCAAACTCCCACCCAGTTCTTACATATCACATTTTATAACAGAGTCTCTGTGTAATTTCTTCATATCTGTGAAAATATTCTTTTACAGTTGAGCAAGGCGGCACCAGATTCAACAAATGAATGACACTGACAGATTTACTCCCAATTAGTGAAGCTGATGCAACAaacaagcatttaaaaaaagcatgGTTTGCATTAGCCTCAATCTCCCAAGTTCTTTGTATAAACCCAAACATATTCTTCTGGTTTCTCCtgcaacagagcagcagcctgtTCACATCTGTGGCTGAAGAGTGAAACCAAGTCAATGTAAACAGAAAGTACAAACATATAACACGCTGTCCTGTTTATGCTGAAGTGGAAGTGTTTTTAACAGTCGCACATTTGATCTTTGTTTTGGTCAAAGGTGAATGCGTCGTATTTAAGAGTGAGATCTGGGTAAAATAACTAGTGAATGATAAAACAGGTTTATCCTCGTTAGATTTACCACAAAATGCCAGCTTTGTATTAAGGTCTGCACCATTATTGTTGTGATTTTCATTGTTGATCACTTGCTCTTAAAGCAACTGTCTTTAATGCATTATTTTGGCTTTGTATCATTTTATCTACTGCTGATCgtgttgtatatttatttttgaatgttaGAACATGTTTTAAGTCCTGAGTAAGTGTTGTTAAGAAGTGTTGTAACATGTGTCTTTTCTCTTACTCAGATATTATGGAAATTCCAGAGAGCATTTCATACTGCAAAGCCCTCCAAGTGGCAGATTTCAGTGGAAATCCATTAACGAGGTAGTCCCACAGattgttgttttacttttcaaaaaggaaaacaaatgatcagTCTTTTAATGTGTTGTCTCTTCTAAAATATTCATATGTTGAGGtttgtgtgcattgtgtgtgttgttaagAACCCTTTCTGTCAATCGTACACTCTCCTTGACAGATTGCAAATTGTGCATAGTTTGCTATTAATTGTGTGTTTTCGACAAAGTCTAATTTGCGCCgcagcaggggaaaaaaaaacacattgcttTTCAGTCTATGGTTTAGGAGGCAACAATGAATAGTATTACAATGGCATTGGTGTTCAATACTTTTAAAGTGCACAagggcttacacacacacacacacacacacacacacacccaccactCTTTTTCCGCAGTAGTAACCTAATTTTCCACTTTCATCAGTCCTGTTTTAACAGTCTCATAGTAAAAGTCTAGCTCTGGGTTATCAGGAACCTgatgtcattttgttttcagtcataAATTGATGGGAATATTAAAGGCATGATCTGAATTTTTTCCTCAATATAAATAACAGGCATATTCCCATATGAAATTTAGATGGAAAtaagcatttgtttgtgtttgtaaactcaccaaaatttaaaataaagacatgGTTTTTGTCTGTTAACGACTTTCAGTGGTGGACATTGTGTTTATATTAGCaagttttggttttcatggcacTCCATACTTAATCTTGCTAGTGTGCCCAGGTCCAAATACCAGGAGCAGGTGATGTTTAGTCAGTTATTAAGACTTGTTGATAGCTTTCTTGATCTCTGGCTTATATTCATTCCAAATAATGTTTCTGGAGAGAAATACTGGACAGAAgtagtcttgtttttttgtctcaccCACATTTATGTAGCATGCTCAAAGTCAGTTACACATATACAGATAAAAATTTAGATCAAAGGATGCAAGAAACATctattttgttgtttctgcGAAGTCGGACTACAACTAGCATCTTAAAAGTCCCATCTAGCCAAGCTGCAATATTAAAGGAGATAATGTAAGCAAGTGAAAACTTGACAAAAGAAAGTTTTTATCTTGAACAAGCAGAAGTGCCCATTTAGAAAATGGCAGCGTGGGCACATAGTATCCCTTTTTTAGGAGACCAGAGTGCAGAGCCTTGTCTAAAGTGTGGGCAAATCCCTGCTTAACATTGTTTACATTCTCACCAGACACATAATAACATGGCCATCTGATTAGAGTACTCTTTTATCTCGTAACCCAAACTCATCTGCAAAGTTAATGCCAATAATATTGGACGGCAGATATTAAACATTTGAATACAACTATTCTCTTTAAATTTTCTGCTGGCATCTCACTTTATGGCcccattgtgtttttatttttacaggttACCTGAAAGCTTTCCAGAGCTGCGGAATCTAACATGCCTTTCCATCAATGATATTTCATTGCAAGTTCTTCCAGATAACATTGGAAAGTAAGTGCACGTACTGTTTCACCATGTTTGCTTTGGCATAATGAGCGGATCTCGCTTTTGCCAGTAAAACATTCTAACACAGTTTCCTCGTAGaagcaaaactgaaaatgtttatcTTACCCTGAAACATTAGCTTGACTAATTTCTGTGTTATGCTGAAATTAGTCAAGCTACAccatttgtttactgtttaaTAACAGTAAACAAATGGTGTTCAGGGTGCCTGGAACCTTTAGAAATCACAATTCTTTTTGAGATGGCaagcccctttttttttatgatatcaAGGGacttttgtcactttttttggtttgtagTCAGTGAAGATGACGAGAAGTCCTTCTGCATAGCCAGTTAACATACTGTATGACAGTGTTCCCTCTTAGCTAAAAGAATTTAAGAGTCTGTGATGTTTCCAGATCATTGCCTCCTTCTGTACAACTGCGAAAGGTTATGCAATAAATGCTATCATCAGCAGAAAATCACATAGAAAGTCAGAGTGTTTGGATTTCTATTGTCTGCCTTTCCCCCGATTGTAATAATTTCTTCTAAAATCACCACCATCTCACGGCATTAGGAGAAAACATACCAACCACGTTACTCTTCACAGACACATCAGTCAGTGTCTGCTCCTTGGCTGCATTGTCTTTGTTCATAAAAGGCAAAAGGCTTGTAGTGAGATGGCATATAATCCGGGGTAGTAGTAAAAACTCATGTCTGCCAACATTCTTATTCCTATGAGGTCTCCCCTATTGTTGAGTTCAGTTATAATTGGATTTAATAACAGAACTAGGCGCTTTTAGGTCAAATTGCCACAAGGGATGTTTTTAGTAAAAGGTTGGAATTCAAGGGAAGCTGAAGTTAAACGCTTATAGGGATGGAtttaaaaatggacaaaattaCTCTCGATGTGGACTTGTGGTTAGAAATGTTGATAATATTCTAATAGCTGACAGGTTTTCTCAGCAGCTGCTATCGACCATTGCAACAAATCTCCTCTTCatcagactcttttttttttaaacacataacCATGTTAACtgatgattttttaaaacagaatcTAAAAACAGATGTCAGTAGAGATGTTGTTTAAAGGCACTTTTTCTGATGTTGATTAATACGGTGAAGCTCCCACTGATGTCTTCCAGTAGTGCTCTTTAAATGATTATTGGCGGTGGTCTGGATGGCATATTTTAACCATTAGACAATTGCTGAAAGGGTTGGAGCTAAACTAAACAGAGATTTGTCTTGGCTTGCCTTGGTGCCATAAATTAAGGATTATTGCTTAACCTCTCAGAGATAATGCATGGATGGAGGATGACAGCCTAATTGTGTGAtgtaagaaaatatatttttttgcttcttttagTTTTCACAGGTCAGGGTTATAGACTTTGAAATAATACTGTGCTACCTATAGATGGGCCTTTGGGCCTTAATGTTAATCTGATTATATACAGTAATTGGCCTACTGATGGACCTAAATTAAATTTCGTGCATTTTTTGTTGAACATCCATACTATAATGGATCATCCATGCACTGACGATGATCCTGCAAAACAGACCTAAAACATTTGTAGCTGGGCTTTTTTCAGGttctacacattttttttgttgtaaaacaTTCTGTTGAACCCTGTGGTTTAAAGACTGTAAGCAAGCATCAAAAGCCAAACATAAAGTTGGTGAGGATTTGAATATTTGGTTGCTTtgaagcaaatgtttttttgttctttcaaaGTATGTGCTTCCTAGCAACAGTGTTTTTCATATACAGAATTTATTtctatgccccccccccccccccccgaaaatTTTTAGAAAAATGATGCTTCCTTTCAGAAATCTGCGCTTTGTAGACTAGACTGAGTTGGCTATAAAAGCTATTTCTCATATTGTTTATGATGTCTGCCATGGCAAACAGCTACAAACTGAACATAGACAAGCACTGGAACTGCATACTTATTTTGTATGACATatacagtttctttttcttttctttttttttttccgacaaagTCACCTAAAGTTCAAGAGATCTCCTCACACCTATTTCCTCATGTTACGGCATGTGCCCCACATGTCATATATCTATCTTACATAACGCAGTCTGTTATGGCCTGCTTTCTGTCAAGGGGAGAAGGTAATGAAAACCATAACGCAGTTGGAACATGTGGTGGGTTTTTAGTTGTGGATAAGATAAATGTTCAAGGGGTTGAATGACATCATTTATCTCCTGAGAtgggagtggaaaaaaaaaaaaacggcattcAGAGAAACCTGAGACACTTGATGAAGTTAGGCGGTTGTTTACGTCATTTAGCTGATCACTAAAACCAGATCTCAGACAGAGTATGTTAGAAGATGTCTGTCTTTTAATCTCTGGCTCAACCATCTGATATggtgaatgaaaaacacagaaagcaaGATGTAACGAAAGGTAGCAGTTGTATCGCGTATGGTTAAAGTTGAGGGTCAGCCTGTGCGCTGACAGAGGCAGAGCTTGGTTTTTAAACcaggaaaatgttgaaaaagatGTTAACTCCTTGGTCCATCTCTAATCCCACAGGGAGGCTGAACTGTTTCTTCTCGGTGCTCATCAACAAGATGGACTTTGTACTGTGCTAGTTGGCTGATGTCATAAAATCCTCCATTAATTGGGTACATTTACAGCACTGAGGCACACATAAGCAGCACCGTGCTGTACTTTGGTCTATGATAGCTATTCAGACATTTTGCTCTTCATTTAAAGTATGCCACAGTTGTTTATGCTGCTGCAATTTTAGGGCCTTGATAAGACTGACACGCCTCTAAAGTACTTCCTGTTCTCAGATATCTGATTGCAAGGAGACGTTTTacagccatttttttctcctctcattaAACGTCTTTGTTTTAGAAACATTCAAGAGCATCATGTATAAAACCTATCTGTGTTGTGGAGGTATGAGTAGAAGGTGTAGAGAAActacattttatatttcatgGCATTTTCACTGATAATCCTTCTTTTTGCCTCATTACATTACAGCCTTTCCAATTTGGTATCGCTAGAACTCAGAGAAAATCTGCTCACATTCCTACCAGAGTAAGTATTTAAccgcactgtgtgtgtggatatgtgtatgtgtaaattGTTGTGCCATACATGAGTGCCCTTGTATAAAAGAGAGACTTTAACTTATATTTCAAGGAGCAACTTTAACTTGTTGACAGAGGTTAATAAGTTATAGAACGTGCTGCAAAcctctgcatttttattttgaccttattttcattttaacttcCCTTCCGTCTGTTATCCACAGGTCACTATCTCAGCTTCACAGACTTGAAGAACTCGACCTAGGAAATAATGAACTTTACAGTCtggtaagtgtttttttttcctgaatgcTGGTGAGCTTGTCTACTCAGAAGAATGCCACATGGCTGCTCACAAAATGAACAGAACGAAACTTTTTCCCATTTCCTTGTTCTTGTCATGTCCAAGTAGATTAGCGTCCCTCGAGAACAGATTTTGCCTCTTATCACGCAGTTGGGAGGATGACCATCTGTGTTGAGCTCTAGTTTTAAGTTGTAATCTTGTGTGAGAGGTCTAACTCCAATGGTGAATGATTTACAGACTGATCAAGCAGCGTCAGACTGCAAAGAAATGGCTTTTTATgtgctttattttattgatcATTTGTTCCTCAGTTGTGTGCACATGAACCTCAGTTCACCTCACATTGTTGTATGTTGTTTgaattttttcttctctcagttaTCATGATTAATATTTGGTACTTTTCCAAAATTACAGATCTTTGAATTGACTTTTGAGAAATCAAAAGTAGCCTAGATGCCAGAAAGCAGCTGAATAATACCCTCTTGAAGAAAGCACTGTAGCCTAAAACCAAAATAAGTTTAAGTATATAGGAGAGTTGTGGATCCTTATTTTCATTCGTTTCAATTGATTTTTAGTGCTTATGCTTCAAGTGGTCTGCAGCTTGCTGTTATGTTCACATCATGAATTTCaattaaagaataaagaaatcagtcttttgttgtctctgttctgttttcctgactctctctctttcaatccCTAAATTTTCTTCCTCCCACATAGCCGGAGTCAATAGGCTGTCTTGTCAGCTTAAAGGACTTGTGGCTGGATGGAAACCAGTTGACTGAAATACCTGCAGTAAGCTATGCATGCAAATGTATTTCTTGTATTTGATTTAATTGTTTCTTCATTAATTATAGTACCACTGTTTCAAGCAAGAACAGTGCTGTAAAAACCCATCCCAAGATAAGACAGATCATATCTTGGAGTCCTATTAAATATGTGTATAAAACTTAAAAACTGTGTCTGACTATAAATGTAGTGCAGTGATTCCtttaattatttctgtttaaGCACATGCTAACATTATCAAAGTGGACACATATGTCTGCTTTTCTACTAGGTTGTATTTGCTGTCAAATTATTGTGACTTTCATGTTTGCTTACCACAACTGTCTGCTCTGAACCACAGGAGATGGGCACTATGAAAAGCATGTTGTGTTTGGATgtgtcagaaaacaaactggTGCACCTTCCTGAGGAGCTGGGAAGCCTGCTGTCACTAACTGACCTGCTGGTGTCTCAGAACCTCATCGACGCTCTACCTGAAAGCATTGGTGAGCATGTGAATTCTCCTTGCTCTTTATTAAGATGATTATGCTGTCTTGCGAGCTTGTGTTGGGTATGTCTCAGCTGTCTTATCTAATAGGTTATTTCTCCTCATTTAGTTATTCTCAAATACGGGAAAATGTTGCTGTTTCCTtttaaagtttcatttaaaTTGGCTTGTCTAATGTTAATGGGACATAAGATGCTTTGGTGTCAGTATTTAATGTGACAAGTACCAAATTTGTAAGCACTTGTACTGTAGCACTGCTTTTAGCCATATGTTTGAAAGAGTTACTCACAATTCTGGATGATATTCAGCTCTTGCTCCTATGTGATTTGAATGTATTTATACTTTTAGACAGCAACATACATTTTCCACAATGTCATAATAATTTcatcatcagtctgataattAATATCTAAATAAGGTTTATATtatctaatatatatatattttttctgtctctgcaggaaaACTACGGAAACTTTCTATATTGAAAGCTGATCAGAATAAACTAACTCATCTTCCAGAGAGCATTGGTAACTGTGAAAGTCTTACTGAACTTGTGCTCACGGAGAACCAGCTACAGGTTTGTTGGCAATGTGTagtctttaaaatgtaatgacaaCACCATGGAATTAGTACCATCACACTCATTTTACAGAGTGCAGCCTTGACCAGCCCATGCTAACCAACTGGAAAATAGCTGTAGGCAAGGCTGTTCAAGTGCATATGATTTAAATTTCACATGAAATAATGTAATTAAACACATCTAGTAAACACTGAGAAGAGCTAACCCACCAAAACTGCCTTAGGAATGAATAGATTTTATAATTAAATAAGAAACATAACCATTCTATCATCTAGAGATCTGTATGCTGTGGCATATTTTGACTAGTGGCTGGAGGCAGGGAGAGGACTTAGATCCTAGTTCAGGTTGAATTGCTCAGGACAGGTTATAATGGATGCACTCACTCACTGATACACAGTGATGACACACAGAGTGAGATAGAGGTTCAAGTGATGCATACATGAGGCATACTGaccagtctgtctgtttttccgTCAcatctccctttgtctctgtgtgacaaagagacaaactgtAAGAAGTGAAACCGTAAAGATATTGTaaagaaacacataaaataagtaaatactcatattttaactttgtgttttttaagtcTCAAATGTACAAAACTAGGCAAGCAAATGAGGTTATATCtaattgttgttttgatttatttcttcttACAGAGTTTGCCAAGGAGTATTGGGAAATTGAAGCGACTTTCCAACTTCAACTGTGACAGAAACCAGCTAATGTCAATACCCAAGGAGGTAAGCTTTCCATATATCAACCAACATCATTTCAATAAAAAGTTAAAGTGAACTGAGAAGCAACAGATGacccaaaacccaaaaatgaaaagctgaaatgaaaccaaaactGTGTGGGTTTCATAATCCAGAGGTAACTCTTCTAACAACAGATATATACAATGTAATAACACCCAAGTTTATAATTGAAATGTTCAGCGCCAAACACAGAAACTGGTCAACCCAGACTGGTGCCCCCCCTTTTCCTCACCCAAAGAAACCAGAAAGACAAATGAGACATGATGACACTCAGAGAAATGTGAACTCTGTTATCTTCCCGGTGATCAACTGAAAATATGCTCCAGCTCAAACCTTTTTTTGCAAGTCCAAAGTCTTAGGTTCATTCACATTTCGGATCAACAATGCTCTTTCTTGCTGCGCTTTCtcatttcacttttactgcCCAGTCCTGTCGGTTTGCTCGGCTCTGTTTGAGTGTCtccattgtgtttctgtgtgacatTCTTTTCTAACCTCTTGTCCGTTTAAGTGAAGGCACGCCTGGTTGAAAGCTTCATCTGAAAGGCTTCTTTAGACGTTGTACAATGGTCCTGTGTCTTAATGATGCAAAGACTGCAGTGTTTGGCGAAAAATAACAGTTCAACACACTTGGCTTAGATAATGAATCGATGGGGTCACTGTTTTCTCAAACCAGCGTTGCATGACATCTCTAACAATCACAGCATAACCATGGCCCAAGTATTGATTTGTGCTTTGCAAAGCTACTTGACCACTGGCCCAGTTTTATGGATTCCATCGATTAGTTGCTTCTAACACTTTTTCCTTGGCTGAATTTTATCCACGCTTACACACAACCATGAATTTGAATTGTTTTCAATTTGCTTTAAAACCTTTTGTTTGTTCCttatgtttaatttactgttgACACTATTCTCTCCTGTGGACATGTAAAGCACTTACCATATTTACACGTGTAAATGATGAGCTTAACCTGCTCCTTTTAACATGATGAATCTGTGGAACAGTACTGGTATCCTGCTCCTGCAGGTCTGAGCAGATTAATAGATTACAACTGCAGTTCAGCTGGCCCATCAAGTCTCTGCTTTGTCTGGCTACTAGGCCTAATTGTTCCTAATTTTAGGTCCCTCTGCCACATCCCATTGACATTTAACTAATCTACCACCGAGATCACCAATTCTGGGACAAAGCGCCCAAATACTGACAACAGATTAACTCTGGTTTCTTTAACCCTGGCAttgttaaaatgtcacacacGTTTATGTTACTTTATACCCTGCATATCCACACTAGGAAAGGAAAAAGCCCATTGAACCCCTTTTGTCGGTGTGTctatattatgtttttatgcCTCACAGGACACGTTACTGTGACTGACATGCAGCCTAATCATGTCTCTTTTGTTACGTAGATTGGGGGCTGCAGCGGTCTGAATGTCTTCTGTGTACGAGAGAACAGACTGACGAGGATACCGTCAGAGCTGTCACAAGCCACGGAGCTGCATGTGTTCGACGTCTCTGGAAATAGGTATGTGGGGCAGAGTGGAGagtgaaacacaaactgctCAAGTATTTTAAAGAAGTAATAATGATACAAACCGAAATTTTCCAAAACACGAAACATGATTTCTAATTATTTCTATCATACTTGACAAATACTTGATTTAATActtactttctgttttctgatctCTAAAGATTATTCTGATGTTTTGACATTATATTACACACTCACTGTCAGCTGAAGGTTGTTTTGGCTCTGATTTTCTGCCTTTACCTGTTTTGGTTTAAGCTTTGTCTTCAGAGAAAGCTGCAGCAATGTCTGCTGcttgagtcacacacacaaacatgttcacCTCTGTGTCTGGGGAGTGTTTCCCTTCCTCCACATTGTCAAAACAACGGCCAAGTACCTCATCCTCATGCAATACAAATCGTAAATGTTAACACAGCAGTGTTGTGAACAAAGACTCAGCAggtatcttgtttgttttttttttgtttttgtttttttaaatcctttatGACATGAGCCAGTAAGtgatttatttcctgtttgttttcaggctcACACACTTACCATTGTCCCTGACCACACTACGACTCAAAGCCTTATGGTTGTCAGAAAACCAGTCGCAGCCTCTCCTTACCTTTCAGACAGACGAGGATCCTGACTCAGGGGAGAAGGTGCTCACCTGCGTGCTGCTGCCTCAGCAGCCATGTGAACCAGACAAAGGTAATGTTTTTTATCAAGTGGAAAGCTAAGATAATCCTTTGAAGTTTTGAATAACCAAATGAATCATGAATCAGCTGTGTTATGAGGAGCGGTAGACATTCTTCTCATACCGGACTTGTTGAATTAAATGACCAGTGTGtactatttgtgtgtgtgtgtgtgtgtgtgtgtgtgtgtgtgtgtgtgtataaaaatatatgCAGATCCGATCCCATATCAGTATCGATATCGATACTGGATCTGATCCCGTATCGGTATCGGGTTCCGATACCAATATAATTCATCTCATAATTCATTCCGATCCAACCTGCAgagatttccgatccatgaaccatgtgtgtgctttaatgttgtctgctgaaatgactc
This region includes:
- the lrrc1 gene encoding leucine-rich repeat-containing protein 1, whose amino-acid sequence is MFHCIPLWRCNRHVEMIDKRHCSLLYVPDEIYRYGRSLEELLLDANQLRDLPKPFFQLVKLRKLGLSDNEIQRLPPEIANFMQLVELDVSRNDIMEIPESISYCKALQVADFSGNPLTRLPESFPELRNLTCLSINDISLQVLPDNIGNLSNLVSLELRENLLTFLPESLSQLHRLEELDLGNNELYSLPESIGCLVSLKDLWLDGNQLTEIPAEMGTMKSMLCLDVSENKLVHLPEELGSLLSLTDLLVSQNLIDALPESIGKLRKLSILKADQNKLTHLPESIGNCESLTELVLTENQLQSLPRSIGKLKRLSNFNCDRNQLMSIPKEIGGCSGLNVFCVRENRLTRIPSELSQATELHVFDVSGNRLTHLPLSLTTLRLKALWLSENQSQPLLTFQTDEDPDSGEKVLTCVLLPQQPCEPDKGSDKLARFGALESLVNDMADDTWDNKAMNRISAIHFLDDDEEEEDDDKGTLLRRATPHPGELKTMKKVVENLRNDLNAAKGLDSNKNEVNNATDRVTTSV